In Telopea speciosissima isolate NSW1024214 ecotype Mountain lineage chromosome 10, Tspe_v1, whole genome shotgun sequence, the DNA window TTTTTCCCAATCACTTTTAAATTGataataatagaaataaaacaaacaatgtACAAATGATTTCCTGGACATGAAATTTGAGGTTAGGGTAGGTTTCATGACCTGCTACCATCAAGGAATCATTGGGTAATCGACTAAGCTTCAAAATTCTTCTTTGTATTCTTTTGCGATAATCTGATGATTTCTTGACAGAATAAGGCATGCATAGAACCCCATTTCCTAACGGATGTAAAGTAAACAAAGGCTTGTACATTGTGGCCTTTGGAACTACCTCACAAGAAAAAGACCTAATAGGAACTACCTTCAGACAACAACACAATATCTAAAGAGACATAATTTCTATATGATTCAGAACTTAAATGGTAGAGGTAAAGAAAATTACCTGGAGTGGAGGAttgagataagagaataatgaTAAATCTGGGGAAATCCCGTTGCTAAAAACCTAGGTTACCCTATCTTCTCTGTTCTATTAACCCAAGATGGGTAAAATTTAAcacaaaaaaaccctaaaaaaaaaaaaaaaaaaaaaaaacactaaaacaaccaaaaaaacagagggaaagagagtgtaatatataaaaagagagaaagagaatagcAAATAGGGGATACCTGCTACTAATAAATCTCCATCTCCGCTGACGCCGATGAGAATCGAACCAATGGGGGAACGCCGGTGAGGACTTCCGTCTCGTTTTACGTTGTTTTGGTagattttggtaaaaaaaattcctaaagcCTCAAAGAGAACAACAAATATGGGATACCTGCTACTGATATATCTCCATCGCCGCCGACGCCGGTCAGAATTGAACAAATGGGGGAACGGCGGTGAGGACTTCCATCTCCGATTTAACTAGGGTTTTTTGTTagattttgggggtgtttttgGAAGTCGAATTCAGTATAGGTACAAGGGTGTTTTTGGAAGTCGAATAAGTCATAACCGGTACCTTAGGATATTAGAGATCCTAACCGGCAGTAAGAGGTCGTAGCCAGTTTCCCATAACCGGCACTAGGAGGTCATAACCAGTTTCCATTAAATTGTACAGTCAACGCACTTAACAGTTCAGATTtccttcaaaataatttgaCGGCTTAGATTTACCCATCGCATTTAGCTTTGTGCTTAACGAAAATGCCTGTCGCGCTGCTAACACCTCCTCTTTTTCTATTactaaaaccaaaccgtttaaacAAATagtttcaaatttgaaacttgAGCAGTTTAGTAAATGGTTTTTTATAAATGATTGTAAATGGAtttttggtatcacttttcattttgtttaaaaaaatgattGATAAATCttttgggaaaagttttcatacacggttgtgtcaaccgtgtatgtgagagggtctctcacaaagagttggaaaagtcataaatccccacccattaattaatgccttgaaactcccaccctctcacatacacagtTTACACGACCGTATATGAAGCCTTTTCCCAAATCTTTTTTGTAAAAAGAGGAAAACTATGTGGTAACTATTAGACATAATAGAGTATAGAAAGAGAAATCGTTTCGTAACTACTTATgcgtaaataatttttatatgggtaaattatagatcaccccctggttttcaatcgaaactcagatcaccccctggtttttgaaaaaactcaaatcaccccctgatttagaccccaaaatgacaaattagtccctaccgttagttttatgttgttaagtgatgatgtcagctagttaaataaatttaaatccctaaactacccttgactagtgttgatttatgattttacccttgtaagtaaaacccccaaattctatcttcttcctcacaccacTCTTTTCCTCACCtacaactcaatctcaagctgAACTTCACCAGAGAGTAGAAAGAGagtaaagagaagaaattacaaGGAGCTGCtgtaaagagaagaaattacaaGGAGCTGCTTGCAGAGATACACACGGAAACCCTGTCCAAGATACCCTATCAACTTTCATTTTACTTCTTAAACAAAAACCCTTCTTATTCAacattcttcttcaacctttgtCTTCAAATTCCGACAGAGGCATCTTGGCCAGAAAGGGGGAGGGTGGAGTTTGAGAGTATGATTTGGTGAAGGTTCTAGTCGGATCTGGAAAATTCTCTGTAAACATAGACTCCATGGTTCAATTGAATCAGAATTTTTTTGAGATCTGGATtcttaaattttagggttatttCCCTTAATTGGAATAAGATCTTGGTAAGGGTTAGCTAGATCCAGAAATCCCTCCGCAAGCAAAGACCTTTTGGTTGATAAATCCTCAAATGAGTAATTGAGAGGTGAAATGGTTAAGGTTTTCAGGCTATTTTCCTTTGATTTATATCAAGTGATGGGTTCAGGTCAGATTTCAAAAGCCTATGCAAACAGAGATTGTCCGTGTTGTCCAAGATAAGTTTTCAGAAGTCAATCTTTAAACGTTTATGAAATAcggtctctctttctctgtgtgtgctccaagcttcaaacagagagaaggagagatgaACTACTCGAAAGGTTTCATTcgcttcttgtttcttctcgtAAGTGGTCTTCTCATCCTCATCGTCACTTGATATCCTGCACCTCCCTCCGACAAGGCAGAGCTCTTCGACTGTGCCTACTACTCCCCCAAGTACATATCCAGGTCTCAATTCCATACCAAATCCGATCTTGTCAAGGCCCATGCAGAGAGATGGAAGAAACCCAACCTTATGGCCCAAGTCCCTTTCCACCCACTCGACCCTCTCACTATACAAGAAATCAACAAGGCACAAACCATCCTGTCCTCCCAGTcacctttctcttcttccttcactATCCACTCTCTTTAAACGCTTAGGAATCAGAATCGTCAATCTTTAACACCTCCCACTTCTCTTCATCAATGCTTGAGATCTAGCGAGTCAAAGTATGATCTAGTGAAGGTTTTGGTCGGATCTGGaaaattctataaatagagACTCCTAGGTTTAATTCGATCAGATTTTATTGAGATCTGGatttaataaattttagggttgtttctttctcttaattGGAATAAGATCTTGGAAAGGGTTAGCTAGATCCAgaggagttgcaggaaaggagTGGGGTATTTtaagttgaagatgaaggttgggtagtattgtaaatttaattctaattttttagtacaagggtaaaatagtcctttcacaccaatagctaacagtagactaacaccgttattgtagagggggacatttgagttttttcaaaaaccagggggtgatttgagtttcgattgaaaatcagggggtgatctataatttacccaaacaaaaaagaaaaaaaaatttaaaaaaggtTTGAATTTAAGGAGAGAAACAGagacataaatcaatcattgtatcATCATATTTTTATACtactattaatttttttttcccttttcttgacATTCAAATATAGCCTAAAAGGGTGGAGTTGCATTAATTGAAACTAGACCACTCTGGCATGCAAATGTCAAATCGAAGTTCAATTTCAAACTTAAAACCCCACATCAGCGACTCAGTGGACCGGTTCTGGTTCGGTGCAATGTCGTCATATTAAAATGTTTCGGGTCAGGAAGTCCCAACTTTAGAGCCCACTTGggcaccgcttgataaccttcccATAAACTGTTTCtagtgtttttttattctgagaaacacaaaaacacctaaaaagtgcttGATAAACATTGTTCCATAGAAATTGTTCTCTGgtggataaatcaaaatttctgctccccagaagacttttgacagaacatgtccaacatgttctgtcattGCTCAGCACAAGTTTATACAAGTTGTTCCCGATAATTTCCAAACACCATCGATCGTGGAGACCCAACGAAGTTCCATCAAAGCTCCATTGAACTTCTTCCAACCTCTCCAAGCTAGATCGAAACTCCACTGTACATCGTCAGCAAACTCAAGTAAAAGCCATCGCCTTCTGctgcttcttcatcttcttcttcttcttcctcttcttttccgtTTTTCTCTTGCGATCCTCAAGAGCTTCACAGAGAAGTTCTAACTCACCATCGTCACTTGAGAAATCTACTACCGCCATCGAACGTCACTTGCAACTATCCTCTCCGCTCGACAATATCTTACCAAGTGTAATCTGACctgcaacttcttcttcttcaatctaaTCTAGGGTtctaaaaatacccaaaatcgGTTTACTGCTTCTTCAAGGCCTGAATTGCAGAGAAATTTGTTCGTTTCATCTTCAAGGACCACTAAGAAATTCTCGCTTTCCCCACTTGAAATCAGGTTCTCAATTGTCTCTTCATCAGCTTTCTGACCTGTAATGGTGAAATACCTGCGCTCTACGGTCTCCTTATACTCGATATTCATCTTTGCTCTCAGCCCTTGAAAATCGTCCATCATGTCTTTGAGTTTTTTCCCCAACCCAGCAACGACAAATGTTCGAGTACGATCTGCAGAGGAGTCAGGGCCACAACCAAGGAGATTTCAATGAGCAACATTGGAGCGTTCAGGGCCACATCTTCGAAGAACCTGTCAAGGTTCACGCTTTCCTTTCCAGCTTCTCCACCTGATTCCATGTCGTCCAGGTAGGCCTGACGCTTCAGGTCTGTGTACTTCTTGAAGGAGCTTGAGAACAGACCGTTCATCTTGATAaatctcctctttcttcttcaatttgaatTGGGTTTTCTCTTTTTGACTTCCCCTGTATGGAGTAGAgatagagaaggagaagaactatTTGAATTAATCCATTCTCCTTGGAAattgaaatggaaatggaaatggatccttcatttcatcttttttaCAAACACTTTGTGTGATTTCcattcccttttttcttttttttttttttttttttttttttttttttctttcttgtgtcTTCTGGTGTTTTCATAAGGTTTTCaggaaaaaatgaagaagggagagagaaagagaaagaaacagagagTTTCTAAACTTTCTATGAACTATAAAATGGTGGTTCAAGAAAGTTAAAAGCAGAAAAT includes these proteins:
- the LOC122643452 gene encoding syntaxin-123-like, which gives rise to MNGLFSSSFKKYTDLKRQAYLDDMESGGEAGKESVNLDRFFEDLGCGPDSSADRTRTFVVAGLGKKLKDMMDDFQGLRAKMNIEYKETVERRYFTITGQKADEETIENLISSGESENFLQKAMAFT